From a single Sinomonas atrocyanea genomic region:
- the tatC gene encoding twin-arginine translocase subunit TatC, whose amino-acid sequence MPLLEHLRELKNRLIKAAIGVALGAVAGWFLYDPILRELEKPVENISHQTGGLSSVNFSTIASPFDFKLQLAIQIGLVISSPIWIYQVWAFIMPGLTAKERKYTLGFMVAAVPLFLAGVWVGWSVVPQVVRALTQFTPAGFSNMIDGREYIDFVTHMLLFLGVAFLVPVILVGVNMAGILPGRTILKAWRITVFLVFVLAAVAAPGADAISMFMLAIPLLALFFAAIGVCMANDRRRARRLEKVAAETDAIADTPTSRADLENL is encoded by the coding sequence ATGCCCCTCCTCGAGCACCTCCGGGAGCTCAAGAACCGTCTGATCAAGGCGGCGATCGGGGTTGCCCTCGGCGCCGTCGCGGGCTGGTTCCTCTACGACCCCATCCTCCGCGAACTCGAGAAGCCCGTCGAGAACATCTCCCACCAGACTGGTGGCCTGTCCTCGGTGAACTTCTCCACCATTGCCTCGCCGTTCGACTTCAAGCTCCAGCTGGCCATCCAGATCGGCCTGGTCATCTCCAGCCCCATCTGGATCTACCAGGTCTGGGCGTTCATCATGCCCGGCCTGACGGCCAAGGAGCGCAAGTACACGCTGGGCTTCATGGTCGCGGCCGTGCCGCTGTTCCTCGCCGGTGTCTGGGTCGGGTGGAGTGTCGTGCCGCAGGTGGTGCGCGCGCTGACCCAGTTCACGCCCGCGGGTTTCTCCAACATGATCGACGGTCGTGAGTACATCGACTTCGTCACCCACATGCTCCTCTTCCTCGGGGTGGCGTTCCTCGTCCCGGTCATCCTGGTCGGGGTCAACATGGCCGGGATCCTGCCGGGCAGGACCATCCTCAAGGCCTGGCGCATCACCGTGTTCCTCGTGTTCGTCCTCGCGGCCGTGGCCGCCCCGGGCGCGGACGCGATCTCGATGTTCATGCTCGCGATCCCGCTTCTGGCGCTCTTCTTCGCGGCGATCGGCGTCTGCATGGCCAACGACCGGCGCCGGGCCCGGCGCCTCGAGAAGGTGGCGGCGGAGACCGACGCCATCGCGGACACCCCCACGTCCAGGGCGGACCTGGAGAACCTCTGA
- the tatA gene encoding Sec-independent protein translocase subunit TatA, which yields MGRLFDGPWPIVIIIIVALLLFAAPKLPGMARSLGQSMRILRSEVKEMKNDGKDTSASGQSSSSAAEQPVEGKVIPPNGAGRADGDAGPSSRA from the coding sequence GTGGGACGACTCTTCGATGGCCCCTGGCCCATCGTCATCATCATCATCGTGGCGCTGCTCCTGTTCGCCGCGCCGAAGCTGCCGGGCATGGCGCGGAGCCTCGGGCAGTCGATGCGCATCCTGCGTTCCGAGGTCAAGGAGATGAAGAACGACGGCAAGGACACCTCGGCCTCCGGCCAGTCGTCCTCCAGCGCAGCCGAGCAGCCCGTCGAGGGCAAGGTCATCCCGCCGAACGGCGCTGGCCGGGCCGACGGGGACGCCGGTCCTTCCTCGCGCGCCTGA
- the pafA gene encoding Pup--protein ligase has translation MDRRIYGVETEFGIAYSSPQGRPLAPEEVARYLFRKVVSWGRSSNVFLGNGSRLYLDVGSHPEYATAECDDVAQLVAHDKAGERILVDLIAEAEHRLAEEGFDGRVYLFKNNTDTAGNSYGSHENYLIPRRTEFSRLAEVLIPFLVTRQLLCGAGKVLRTAQGPVYAFSQRADHIWEGLSSATTRSRPIINTRDEPHADAEHYRRLHVIVGDSTMSETTTMMKLGTVDLVLRMIEAGTIMRDARMENPIRSIREISHDHTGKAPVRLANGQQSSALALQQMYLEKAQDFVAANGAHTPHVERILDLWQRTLEAVESQDTRAIDTEVDWAIKKKLIDRYCSSHDVDLDSARVAQIDLTYHDISPDRGLFYLLQRRGAAARVVDEAAIADAVANPPQSTRARLRGRFVKAAQAAGVDYTVDWVHLKLNDRAHHTILCKDPFANEDPRVDELLDSLRPFTG, from the coding sequence ATGGACCGGCGCATCTACGGAGTCGAGACCGAGTTCGGCATCGCCTACTCGAGCCCCCAGGGCCGGCCCCTCGCGCCGGAGGAAGTGGCCCGGTACCTCTTCCGCAAGGTCGTCAGCTGGGGCCGATCCTCGAATGTGTTCCTGGGCAACGGCTCGCGGCTGTACCTCGACGTCGGCTCGCACCCCGAGTACGCGACCGCGGAGTGCGACGACGTGGCCCAGCTGGTCGCCCACGACAAGGCGGGGGAGCGGATCCTCGTCGACCTGATCGCGGAGGCCGAGCACCGCCTCGCCGAGGAAGGGTTCGACGGCCGCGTCTACCTCTTCAAGAACAACACCGACACGGCCGGCAACTCGTACGGCAGCCACGAGAACTACCTCATTCCCCGTCGCACCGAGTTCTCCCGCCTGGCCGAGGTCCTGATCCCGTTCCTCGTCACCCGGCAGCTGCTCTGCGGCGCGGGGAAGGTGCTGCGCACCGCCCAGGGCCCCGTCTACGCCTTCTCCCAGCGCGCCGACCACATCTGGGAGGGCCTGTCCTCCGCCACGACCCGCTCCCGGCCGATCATCAACACGAGGGACGAGCCGCATGCGGATGCGGAGCACTACCGACGCCTGCACGTGATCGTCGGCGACTCGACGATGTCCGAGACGACGACCATGATGAAGCTCGGCACCGTGGACCTGGTGCTGCGGATGATCGAGGCCGGCACGATCATGCGCGACGCCCGGATGGAGAACCCGATCCGGAGCATCCGGGAGATCTCCCATGACCACACCGGCAAGGCCCCGGTGCGGCTTGCGAACGGCCAGCAGTCGAGCGCGCTCGCGCTGCAGCAGATGTACCTCGAGAAGGCCCAGGACTTCGTCGCGGCCAACGGTGCGCACACCCCCCATGTGGAGCGCATCCTGGACCTGTGGCAGCGCACCCTCGAGGCCGTCGAGTCGCAGGACACGCGGGCGATCGACACCGAGGTCGACTGGGCGATCAAGAAGAAGCTCATCGACCGCTACTGCAGCAGCCACGACGTCGACCTCGACTCGGCGCGGGTGGCCCAGATCGATCTGACCTACCACGACATCAGCCCCGACCGAGGACTGTTCTACCTCCTCCAGCGGCGGGGGGCCGCCGCCCGGGTCGTCGACGAGGCGGCCATCGCCGACGCGGTGGCGAATCCGCCGCAGAGCACGAGGGCGCGCCTGCGGGGCCGCTTCGTGAAGGCGGCCCAGGCAGCAGGCGTGGACTACACCGTGGACTGGGTGCACCTCAAGCTCAACGACCGGGCCCACCACACGATCCTGTGCAAGGACCCCTTCGCCAACGAGGACCCGCGGGTGGACGAACTGCTCGACAGCCTCAGGCCCTTCACAGGCTGA
- a CDS encoding FKBP-type peptidyl-prolyl cis-trans isomerase, which produces MRRLIALLLPLALFVAGCGSSAPSSSDPTPSNAGQVAALDQLKVTPGDKAPKVDFPKPLAVKDETIKMVQAGDGPAAKAGQTVEIGYVALNGSDGSVLEDTFSKGTSEKVELSDQLKQGSSVVYNGLVGAKVGSYLAYATPAQSAGENPEGAASTLLVIKILSVKDTPTPLSKPEGDPVTNLPAGLPKVSVDGKGVPQIDVKGADKPKDVVAQDLIVGHGDKVKASDTIVANYVGVNLSDGTKFDSSYDKGQPATFSLQGVIPGWTKGLTGKTVGSRVLLVIPAAQAYGDQGQGQAKGDLVFVVDILGVK; this is translated from the coding sequence GTGCGCCGTCTCATCGCCCTGCTGCTGCCGCTCGCCCTGTTCGTGGCCGGCTGCGGCAGCTCAGCCCCGTCCTCCTCGGACCCCACGCCCTCCAACGCCGGGCAGGTCGCGGCCCTCGACCAGCTCAAGGTCACCCCCGGCGACAAGGCGCCGAAGGTGGACTTCCCGAAGCCGCTCGCGGTCAAGGACGAGACGATCAAGATGGTCCAGGCCGGCGACGGCCCCGCAGCCAAGGCCGGGCAGACCGTCGAGATCGGCTACGTCGCCCTCAACGGCAGCGACGGATCGGTCCTCGAGGACACCTTCAGCAAGGGCACCTCCGAGAAGGTCGAGCTCTCCGACCAGCTCAAGCAGGGCAGCTCGGTCGTGTACAACGGCCTCGTCGGAGCCAAGGTCGGCTCCTACCTCGCCTACGCGACCCCCGCCCAGTCCGCCGGTGAGAACCCGGAGGGCGCGGCCTCGACCCTCCTGGTCATCAAGATCCTCTCGGTGAAGGACACGCCCACTCCGCTCAGCAAGCCCGAGGGCGACCCGGTGACCAACCTCCCCGCAGGGCTGCCCAAGGTCTCGGTGGACGGCAAGGGCGTCCCGCAGATCGACGTCAAGGGCGCGGACAAGCCCAAGGACGTCGTCGCCCAGGACCTCATCGTGGGCCACGGCGACAAGGTCAAGGCCAGCGACACCATCGTCGCGAACTACGTCGGCGTGAACCTCTCCGACGGCACCAAGTTCGATTCAAGCTACGACAAGGGCCAGCCCGCCACCTTCAGCCTCCAGGGCGTCATCCCCGGCTGGACGAAGGGCCTCACCGGCAAGACGGTCGGCTCGCGCGTGCTCCTCGTGATCCCCGCCGCCCAGGCCTACGGGGACCAGGGCCAGGGCCAGGCCAAGGGCGACCTCGTGTTCGTGGTCGACATCCTCGGCGTCAAGTAA
- a CDS encoding helix-turn-helix transcriptional regulator, producing MSEAKTSRLLNLLIALLHTELGISRERILRDVYGHTAPAGDGGEADSETEAVLRKFERDKADLRSMGAVIIEELGYERMESDEEVAKYRIDPAGFRLPPQRFSAEESTWLALAALACDDAVAGADAQRALRRLEAAGALPETPPSQVQPRVRLDTHWVTLTDAAARGAEVTFDYHATSTGETRRRRVQPWGLGQRYGQWYLAGNDEDRGGLRVFRLSRIRGTVAVGEPGSFEPAGEGAVREALDGFDALAERRASLLVAEDRALDLRRHWEPAGAGPPGWDAGEYAFRDASVAAERLAGFGDAVKVLGPEDLVAEVLGRLRGAREAIGSAGAAETPGQKPVRRMTTGQERLERLMDLVPFLLSGPVTVQEIADEFGLTRKAVLRELELLRDAGPIDSAGFQSYIEISVDEDVVTVANAEELSRPRRLSPGEAVALQLGLKALLPLADTASAEAILRLADRVGAAAVEGGRALPEVDLRSEPQHNAELVPVLAEAAVAGRTLRLRYLNPTKDEVTERLINPLGVFSDADRWYVNSYCHRAGDRRVFRIDRIEAVEAAEPLPLPEGFEPGDGALFMRRASDLEVTVRLAPEARWAEASFDAHDGRDLEDGSRRVLLTVLDLAWLPSFLAQFGGAAALEGPAEAVEAARSWFDRALALYGAAAPTR from the coding sequence GTGTCTGAAGCCAAGACCTCGCGCCTGCTGAACCTCCTCATCGCCCTGCTCCACACCGAGCTGGGGATCTCCCGTGAGAGGATCCTGCGCGACGTCTACGGCCACACCGCCCCCGCCGGCGACGGCGGCGAGGCCGACTCCGAGACCGAGGCTGTCCTGCGCAAGTTCGAGCGCGACAAGGCCGATCTCCGCTCCATGGGCGCGGTCATCATCGAGGAACTCGGCTACGAGCGCATGGAGAGCGACGAGGAGGTCGCCAAGTACCGGATCGACCCGGCGGGCTTCCGACTGCCTCCCCAGCGCTTCAGCGCCGAGGAGTCCACATGGCTCGCCCTCGCAGCCCTCGCGTGCGACGACGCGGTGGCGGGCGCCGACGCGCAGCGCGCGCTGCGCCGGCTCGAGGCCGCAGGTGCCCTCCCCGAGACCCCACCGTCCCAGGTGCAGCCCCGAGTGCGGCTCGACACCCATTGGGTGACCCTGACCGACGCGGCGGCACGCGGCGCCGAGGTCACCTTCGACTACCACGCGACCAGCACCGGCGAGACCCGCCGGCGCCGGGTCCAGCCGTGGGGGCTCGGCCAGCGCTACGGGCAGTGGTACCTCGCCGGCAACGACGAGGACCGCGGCGGCCTGCGCGTCTTCCGGCTCTCCCGCATCCGCGGCACCGTGGCCGTGGGGGAGCCGGGCAGCTTCGAGCCTGCCGGTGAAGGAGCCGTGCGGGAGGCGCTCGACGGCTTCGATGCCCTCGCCGAGCGGCGCGCGAGCCTCCTCGTCGCCGAGGACCGCGCGCTCGACCTCCGGCGGCACTGGGAGCCGGCCGGAGCCGGGCCCCCCGGCTGGGACGCGGGCGAGTACGCCTTCCGTGATGCCTCCGTCGCCGCAGAGCGGCTCGCGGGCTTCGGCGACGCCGTGAAGGTCCTCGGCCCCGAGGACCTCGTCGCCGAGGTCCTCGGCCGTCTGCGCGGAGCCCGCGAGGCCATCGGGTCGGCGGGCGCTGCCGAGACCCCCGGGCAGAAGCCGGTCCGGCGGATGACCACCGGCCAGGAGCGCCTCGAACGGCTCATGGACCTCGTGCCGTTCCTCCTCTCGGGCCCGGTGACGGTGCAGGAGATCGCCGACGAGTTCGGCCTGACGAGGAAGGCCGTGCTGCGGGAGCTCGAGCTCCTGCGGGACGCCGGTCCCATCGACTCCGCCGGCTTCCAGAGCTACATCGAGATCTCGGTGGACGAGGATGTGGTGACGGTCGCGAATGCCGAGGAGCTCTCCCGCCCGCGCCGGCTCAGCCCCGGCGAGGCGGTCGCGCTCCAGCTGGGCCTCAAGGCCCTCCTGCCGCTCGCCGACACGGCGTCGGCGGAGGCCATCCTGCGGCTGGCCGACAGGGTGGGAGCGGCGGCGGTCGAGGGCGGACGGGCCCTGCCCGAGGTGGACCTGAGGTCCGAGCCCCAGCACAACGCAGAGCTCGTCCCGGTGCTCGCCGAGGCGGCCGTCGCCGGCCGCACGCTCCGGCTCCGCTACCTCAACCCGACCAAGGACGAGGTCACCGAGCGGCTCATCAACCCGCTCGGGGTCTTCTCCGACGCCGACCGCTGGTACGTCAACAGCTACTGCCACCGTGCCGGGGACCGCAGGGTCTTCCGCATCGACCGCATCGAAGCCGTGGAGGCGGCCGAGCCGCTGCCGCTGCCCGAGGGCTTCGAGCCCGGCGACGGGGCCCTGTTCATGCGCCGCGCCAGCGACCTCGAGGTCACGGTGCGCCTCGCCCCCGAGGCGCGCTGGGCCGAGGCGAGCTTCGACGCCCACGACGGCAGGGACCTGGAGGACGGGAGCCGCCGCGTCCTCCTGACCGTCCTCGACCTGGCGTGGCTGCCCTCCTTCCTCGCCCAGTTCGGGGGTGCCGCCGCCCTCGAGGGCCCCGCCGAGGCCGTCGAGGCGGCCCGTTCGTGGTTCGACCGCGCCCTGGCCCTGTACGGGGCCGCCGCGCCGACCCGATAG
- a CDS encoding DEAD/DEAH box helicase, translating to MSTPAESMSPAERYAADARRRALAKTELGAFAATVAFPLDPFQVEACRALEAGHGVLVAAPTGAGKTIVGEFAIHLALRQGLKAFYTTPIKALSNQKYAELCAIHGVGRVGLLTGDTTINGEAPVVVMTTEVLRNMLYADSDTLAGLGYVVMDEVHYLADRFRGAVWEEVIIHLPRDVRVVSLSATVSNAEEFGAWLDTVRGETEIVVSEHRPVPLWQHVLVGRQLVDLFATRQSFEALADVHDRDAGGEREATEPASSERAAVPHAEASVSELTAVNPELVELGRRESQQLYRGRFGHGGRARRREERQRGEKQSPRTGRPGDAPPLPGTRASRPQMVQALERRGLLPAIDFIFSRAGCDAAVQQCLDAGLDLTTPAEKAEITAAVEAAAVDIPPADLAVLGFWAWREGLQRGLAAHHAGLLPTFKETVEKLFAAGLVKVVFATETLALGINMPAKSVLIEKLEKFNGEAHVDITAGEYTQLTGRAGRRGIDVEGHAVVQWRPGLDPSALAGLASRRTYPLNSSFRPTYNMSINLVAQFGRERAREILESSFAQFQADRSVVGLARQVRSREESLAGYEKAMTCHLGDFTEYSRLRHELSEAEKAASRQAGRARRSMTVDSLARLAPGDVVEIGQGRLAGSAVVLMSDPNGREPRPQVLTFDRNIRRIGLHDVDGPLEPIARIRIPKHFDAKRPKDRRDLAASLRHATERARLEGPDAGSRGRRSRRDFAFAGGYQDTEQRITDLRRQLRTHPCHGCAEREDHARWAERWIKLRRETDRLVEQIQGRTNTIAKTFDRVCEVLESYGALAQGAAGPEVTAFGQQLRRIYGDKDMLTALALREGAFDDVDAAELAALVSVLVYQAKREERGLTPKMPSISLDVAVDVVLREWSQLEDAEEQHRLPRTSEPDFGLVWPIYKWARGRELQNVLSGTELAAGDFVRWVRQVIDLLDQLADVPAIDRRLSRLCHEAIGLLRRGVVAYSSLSD from the coding sequence ATGTCCACCCCCGCCGAGAGCATGTCACCGGCCGAACGCTACGCCGCGGACGCGAGGCGGCGGGCGTTGGCCAAGACCGAACTGGGAGCGTTCGCCGCGACGGTGGCCTTCCCGCTCGATCCCTTCCAGGTCGAGGCATGCCGCGCGCTCGAGGCGGGGCACGGCGTCCTCGTCGCGGCGCCGACCGGCGCCGGCAAGACCATCGTCGGCGAGTTCGCGATCCACTTGGCCCTCAGGCAGGGCCTGAAGGCGTTCTACACGACGCCCATCAAGGCGCTGTCGAACCAGAAGTACGCGGAGCTGTGCGCCATCCACGGGGTGGGCCGGGTCGGCCTCCTCACCGGGGACACGACCATCAACGGCGAGGCGCCGGTCGTCGTCATGACCACCGAGGTCCTGCGGAACATGCTCTACGCGGACTCCGACACGCTGGCGGGGCTCGGCTACGTGGTGATGGACGAGGTCCACTACCTCGCTGACCGCTTCCGCGGGGCAGTGTGGGAAGAGGTCATCATCCATCTTCCGCGCGATGTCCGGGTCGTCTCCCTCAGCGCCACCGTCTCCAACGCCGAGGAGTTCGGCGCGTGGCTCGACACCGTCCGCGGCGAGACGGAGATCGTGGTCTCCGAGCACCGCCCCGTTCCCCTCTGGCAGCACGTCCTCGTCGGGCGCCAGCTCGTGGACCTGTTCGCGACCCGGCAGTCGTTCGAGGCCCTGGCCGACGTCCACGACCGCGACGCCGGGGGCGAGCGCGAGGCGACCGAACCGGCGTCGTCCGAACGCGCCGCGGTGCCGCACGCGGAGGCGAGCGTCTCGGAACTCACCGCGGTCAACCCGGAGCTGGTCGAGCTGGGCCGGCGCGAGTCGCAGCAGCTCTACCGCGGCCGGTTCGGCCACGGCGGCCGGGCACGGCGGCGCGAGGAGCGCCAGCGGGGCGAGAAGCAGTCCCCCCGGACCGGCCGTCCGGGCGACGCACCGCCCCTGCCCGGCACGCGGGCCAGCCGCCCCCAGATGGTCCAGGCGCTCGAGCGCCGCGGCCTGCTGCCAGCGATCGACTTCATCTTCTCGAGGGCCGGGTGCGACGCCGCCGTGCAGCAGTGCCTCGATGCGGGCCTCGACCTCACGACCCCTGCCGAGAAGGCCGAGATCACTGCGGCCGTCGAGGCTGCGGCCGTCGACATCCCGCCGGCCGACCTGGCGGTGCTGGGCTTCTGGGCGTGGCGCGAGGGCCTCCAGCGCGGTCTGGCCGCCCACCACGCCGGCCTCCTGCCGACCTTCAAGGAGACGGTCGAGAAGCTGTTCGCCGCCGGGCTCGTGAAGGTCGTGTTCGCGACCGAGACCCTCGCGCTCGGCATCAACATGCCAGCCAAGAGCGTGCTCATCGAGAAGCTCGAGAAGTTCAACGGCGAGGCCCACGTCGACATCACCGCGGGGGAGTACACCCAGCTCACCGGCAGGGCCGGCCGGCGCGGGATCGACGTCGAGGGACACGCAGTGGTGCAGTGGCGCCCCGGACTCGATCCCTCCGCCCTGGCGGGCCTCGCCTCGCGCCGCACGTACCCGCTGAACTCGAGCTTCCGCCCCACCTACAACATGAGCATCAACCTCGTGGCCCAGTTCGGCCGGGAGCGGGCGCGCGAGATCCTCGAGAGCTCCTTCGCCCAGTTCCAGGCGGACCGCTCGGTGGTCGGGCTCGCCCGGCAGGTGCGCAGCCGCGAGGAGTCGCTCGCGGGCTACGAGAAGGCCATGACCTGCCACCTGGGGGACTTCACCGAGTACTCCAGGCTCCGGCACGAGCTCTCGGAGGCCGAGAAGGCGGCCTCCCGGCAGGCGGGGCGCGCCCGGCGGTCCATGACGGTGGACTCGCTCGCACGCCTGGCGCCGGGGGACGTCGTCGAGATCGGGCAGGGACGGCTCGCCGGAAGCGCCGTGGTGCTCATGTCGGATCCGAACGGCCGGGAGCCGAGGCCGCAGGTCCTCACCTTCGACCGGAACATCCGCCGCATCGGCCTGCACGACGTCGACGGCCCCCTCGAGCCGATCGCACGGATCCGGATCCCGAAGCACTTCGACGCGAAGAGGCCCAAGGACCGACGCGACCTCGCCGCCTCGCTGCGGCACGCGACCGAGCGGGCACGCCTGGAAGGTCCCGATGCGGGCAGCCGGGGGCGCCGGTCGCGCAGGGACTTCGCCTTCGCCGGCGGCTACCAGGACACCGAGCAGCGCATCACCGACCTGCGCCGCCAGCTCCGCACGCATCCGTGCCACGGCTGCGCCGAGCGCGAGGACCATGCGCGGTGGGCCGAGCGCTGGATCAAGCTCCGCCGCGAGACGGACCGCCTCGTCGAACAGATCCAGGGCCGCACCAACACGATCGCGAAGACCTTCGACCGGGTGTGCGAGGTCCTCGAGTCCTACGGGGCGCTGGCCCAGGGCGCCGCGGGACCCGAGGTGACCGCCTTCGGGCAGCAGCTGCGCCGCATCTACGGCGACAAGGACATGCTCACCGCGCTCGCGCTGCGCGAGGGCGCCTTCGACGACGTGGACGCCGCCGAGCTCGCCGCGCTCGTGAGCGTCCTCGTGTACCAGGCCAAGCGCGAGGAGCGGGGCCTCACGCCCAAGATGCCCAGCATCTCCCTGGACGTCGCCGTGGACGTCGTGCTGCGCGAGTGGTCCCAGCTCGAGGACGCCGAGGAGCAGCACCGGCTGCCGCGCACCTCCGAGCCGGACTTCGGCCTCGTCTGGCCCATCTACAAGTGGGCCCGCGGCCGTGAGCTGCAGAACGTCCTCTCCGGCACCGAGCTGGCGGCCGGAGA
- the prcA gene encoding proteasome subunit alpha, producing MTQQFYVSPEQLMKDRADFARKGIARGRSVVVLSCRAGIALVAENPSPSLHKIGEIYDKIAFAAVGKYNEFESLRQAGVRYADVRGYSYDREDVTGRGLASVYAQSLGAVFTAEQKPFEVELIVAEVGGDVEGDHLFRLTFDGSIADERRFVVMGGAAERVAEAVMDGWTSEADFPEAIRLAARALREDRTEPITLEVGVLDRDSETTRGTRRAFRRIGPDELAGILDGLAERQG from the coding sequence ATGACCCAGCAGTTCTACGTCTCACCTGAACAGCTCATGAAGGACCGGGCGGACTTCGCCCGGAAGGGCATCGCCCGCGGCCGCTCCGTCGTCGTCCTGAGCTGCCGCGCCGGGATCGCCCTCGTGGCCGAGAACCCGTCCCCGTCGCTGCACAAGATCGGCGAGATCTACGACAAGATCGCGTTCGCGGCGGTCGGCAAGTACAACGAGTTCGAGAGCCTCCGCCAGGCTGGGGTCCGGTACGCCGACGTGCGCGGCTACTCCTACGACCGGGAGGACGTCACGGGCCGGGGACTGGCGAGCGTGTACGCCCAGAGCCTCGGCGCCGTCTTCACCGCCGAGCAGAAGCCCTTCGAGGTCGAGCTCATCGTCGCCGAGGTGGGCGGCGACGTCGAGGGCGACCACCTCTTCCGGCTCACGTTCGACGGCTCCATCGCCGACGAGCGGCGCTTCGTGGTCATGGGCGGCGCGGCCGAACGCGTGGCGGAGGCCGTGATGGACGGATGGACCTCCGAGGCGGACTTTCCGGAGGCGATCCGGCTCGCCGCCCGCGCCCTCCGCGAGGACCGCACCGAGCCGATCACGCTGGAGGTCGGGGTGCTGGACCGCGACTCCGAGACCACCCGCGGCACGCGGCGCGCCTTCCGCCGCATCGGCCCGGACGAGCTCGCCGGCATCCTCGACGGACTCGCGGAACGGCAGGGCTGA